A single genomic interval of Oceanithermus profundus DSM 14977 harbors:
- the mreD gene encoding rod shape-determining protein MreD, producing MNALVLVFFSLVLQALLSGLLPDRVSPPDLWFLLAVVLASRQNPYAGLATAFGLGLLQDLSSAGYLGFHALGLTTAAYAFYGLRGWLHWEEPAARMVVLALAFLAKWGGFLILVYWMRYTTLPASTWVQVFAPELVLTLLVAPFYLRLAEALLGPGEEAYA from the coding sequence ATGAACGCGCTCGTGCTGGTCTTCTTCTCGCTGGTTCTGCAGGCCCTGCTCTCGGGGTTGCTGCCCGACCGGGTCAGCCCCCCGGACCTCTGGTTCCTGCTGGCGGTGGTGCTGGCGAGCCGCCAGAACCCCTACGCCGGCCTCGCCACCGCCTTTGGCCTGGGCCTCCTCCAGGACCTCAGCTCGGCCGGCTACCTGGGCTTCCACGCCCTGGGGCTCACCACCGCCGCCTACGCTTTCTACGGCCTGCGGGGCTGGCTCCACTGGGAGGAACCGGCGGCGCGGATGGTCGTCCTGGCCCTCGCCTTCCTCGCCAAGTGGGGCGGCTTCCTGATCCTGGTCTACTGGATGCGCTACACCACGCTGCCGGCGAGCACCTGGGTGCAGGTCTTCGCCCCGGAGCTGGTCCTCACCCTGCTCGTCGCCCCCTTCTACCTGCGGCTCGCGGAAGCGCTCCTCGGTCCGGGGGAAGAGGCCTATGCCTGA
- the minC gene encoding septum site-determining protein MinC: protein MRLRATLGALALRLDGNETPEELSAALAEAPEMPLEVEVAGPTPGSVVQALLEAAAARNLEVRFRPPRGERRVPHTEVVDHTLRSGQRIASAGTVVVLGDVNPGAEVVAGGDVIVVGKLRGLAHAGAEGNEQATIWALELAAKQLRIAGHVAVAPEDAPAPAGPERARVEEGQIVIEPWGRRRGA, encoded by the coding sequence ATGCGACTGCGTGCCACGCTGGGCGCCCTGGCCCTCCGCCTCGACGGAAACGAGACCCCCGAAGAACTCTCCGCCGCCCTGGCCGAGGCCCCCGAGATGCCGCTGGAGGTCGAGGTCGCCGGCCCCACCCCGGGCTCCGTGGTGCAGGCGCTGCTCGAGGCCGCCGCGGCGCGGAACCTCGAGGTCCGCTTCCGCCCTCCGCGCGGCGAGCGCAGGGTGCCGCACACCGAGGTGGTGGACCACACCCTGCGCAGCGGCCAGCGCATCGCTTCGGCGGGGACGGTGGTCGTGTTGGGCGACGTCAACCCGGGGGCCGAGGTGGTGGCGGGGGGCGACGTGATCGTCGTGGGGAAGCTGCGCGGCCTCGCCCACGCCGGAGCCGAGGGCAACGAGCAGGCGACGATCTGGGCGCTCGAGCTGGCCGCCAAACAGCTGCGCATCGCCGGTCACGTCGCCGTGGCGCCCGAAGACGCCCCCGCACCCGCGGGCCCCGAACGCGCCCGCGTCGAGGAGGGGCAGATCGTCATCGAGCCCTGGGGCCGCCGGCGCGGCGCCTGA
- a CDS encoding 30S ribosomal protein THX, whose protein sequence is MGRGDRKTRKGKIAKGTYGKYRPRRKK, encoded by the coding sequence ATGGGCCGTGGAGACCGCAAGACCCGCAAGGGCAAGATCGCCAAGGGTACGTACGGCAAGTACCGCCCGCGCCGCAAGAAGTAA
- a CDS encoding NADH-quinone oxidoreductase subunit A: MDYLTELQAGITAIVFFLVGLAIVFVTIGIARLLVGVRPKPPGKLDAYESGEIPIGDVNLRFNVNYYIFALLFLLFDVEAALLFPWAVAYDKLGWLGFFEAVVFIGILAMGLVYAWRRGVLKWVY; the protein is encoded by the coding sequence GTGGACTACCTAACGGAACTGCAGGCGGGGATCACCGCGATCGTCTTCTTCCTCGTCGGCCTTGCCATCGTCTTCGTGACGATCGGGATCGCCCGCTTGCTGGTCGGGGTGCGCCCGAAACCGCCGGGCAAGCTCGACGCCTACGAGTCCGGGGAGATACCCATCGGCGACGTCAACCTACGGTTCAACGTGAACTACTACATCTTCGCGCTGCTCTTCCTGCTCTTCGACGTCGAGGCCGCGCTGCTCTTCCCGTGGGCGGTGGCGTACGACAAGCTGGGCTGGCTGGGCTTCTTCGAGGCGGTGGTCTTCATCGGCATCCTGGCGATGGGGCTGGTGTACGCCTGGCGGAGGGGGGTGCTCAAGTGGGTCTACTAG
- the rpsT gene encoding 30S ribosomal protein S20 — MANSSARTPSAMKRHRQSLKRRARNKAKKSMIKTFSKKAVQAAENGDKERALRYLRVAESLIDKAAKGSTLHARTAARKKSRLMKRLHRILGGLQA; from the coding sequence ATGGCGAACAGCAGCGCACGTACCCCTTCGGCGATGAAACGCCACCGCCAGTCGCTCAAGCGGCGCGCGCGAAACAAGGCGAAGAAGTCGATGATCAAGACGTTCAGCAAGAAGGCCGTACAGGCCGCGGAAAACGGCGACAAGGAGCGCGCTCTGCGCTACCTGCGCGTGGCCGAGAGCCTGATCGACAAGGCGGCCAAGGGCTCGACCCTGCACGCCCGCACCGCCGCCCGCAAGAAGTCCCGCCTGATGAAGCGGCTGCACCGAATCCTCGGCGGCCTGCAGGCTTAG
- a CDS encoding Maf family protein, translating into MATSRPVIVLASGSPRRRELLARLGLPHRVAPPRVDESVAPGEDPADAARRLAQLKARNASGAWVVAADTVVAVDGRVLGKPRDPAENRRFLELLSGRDHWVHTGLALRAPTGETALVSSTRVRFRDLADWEIEAYAASGEGLDKAGGYGIQEKGMVLVEAVEGDFFTVMGLPVARLWQALARLGYPLTEVWDA; encoded by the coding sequence GTGGCGACGAGCCGGCCCGTGATCGTGCTGGCCTCCGGCAGCCCGCGGCGGCGCGAACTGCTGGCGCGGCTGGGCCTGCCGCACCGGGTGGCGCCGCCCCGGGTGGACGAGTCGGTCGCCCCCGGCGAAGACCCCGCCGACGCCGCCCGCCGCCTGGCCCAGCTCAAGGCGCGCAACGCCTCCGGGGCGTGGGTGGTGGCCGCCGACACCGTCGTCGCGGTCGACGGCCGGGTCCTAGGCAAACCGCGGGACCCGGCCGAGAACCGCAGATTCCTGGAGCTGCTTTCTGGACGCGACCACTGGGTGCACACCGGCCTGGCCCTGCGGGCCCCGACCGGGGAGACGGCGCTGGTCAGCAGCACCCGGGTGCGCTTCCGCGACCTCGCGGACTGGGAGATCGAGGCCTACGCCGCCAGCGGCGAAGGCCTCGACAAAGCCGGCGGCTACGGCATCCAGGAAAAGGGCATGGTCCTGGTCGAGGCGGTCGAGGGCGACTTCTTCACGGTGATGGGACTGCCCGTCGCCCGGCTGTGGCAGGCGCTGGCCCGGCTCGGCTACCCGCTCACGGAGGTCTGGGATGCTTAG
- a CDS encoding ubiquinol-cytochrome c reductase iron-sulfur subunit translates to MSRRDLVWIVPSSVAATFFGWFGWRTVKIQFLKSGPNAQPQWKDGERVEIAELAELDEVWSFKYFEYPLTAGKLPCTVLRLPGPVPGGLTVEGRHYAAWSRICTHQGCTVDYVRNTEAGAILYNYRSDHPFFGCKCHFGAFDPVQAGKAVFGPPRFPLPRIRLVAELGVLYATGHETPLRPLESLRTVGGSRSG, encoded by the coding sequence CTGAGCCGCCGCGACCTGGTCTGGATCGTGCCCTCGTCGGTCGCCGCCACCTTCTTCGGTTGGTTCGGCTGGCGCACCGTCAAGATCCAGTTCCTCAAGTCGGGCCCCAACGCCCAGCCCCAGTGGAAGGACGGCGAACGGGTCGAGATCGCGGAGCTGGCCGAGCTGGACGAGGTCTGGTCGTTCAAGTACTTCGAATACCCGTTGACGGCCGGAAAGCTGCCCTGCACCGTGCTGCGCCTCCCCGGTCCCGTTCCCGGCGGGCTCACCGTCGAAGGCCGCCACTACGCCGCCTGGTCGCGCATCTGCACCCATCAGGGCTGCACCGTGGACTACGTGAGGAACACCGAGGCCGGGGCCATCCTCTACAACTACCGCTCCGACCACCCCTTCTTTGGCTGCAAGTGCCATTTCGGAGCCTTCGACCCCGTGCAGGCGGGAAAGGCCGTCTTCGGCCCGCCGCGCTTCCCGTTGCCGCGGATCCGGCTGGTGGCCGAGCTGGGGGTGCTCTACGCCACCGGCCACGAAACGCCGTTGCGCCCGCTCGAGAGCCTGCGCACCGTGGGCGGAAGCCGGAGCGGCTGA
- the deoC gene encoding deoxyribose-phosphate aldolase, protein MDTELAKYIDHTLLKPTATPADIERLCREADEHYFYAVCVNPAFVPAAKKALGASPVRVAAVIGFPLGANASQIKAAEAALAVSQGADELDMVIPVGRALAGDWDAVAADVRAVREAAPGAVLKVILETGYLDEAQIRRSAEAALAGGADFLKTSTGFGPRGASIEDVRLLAEVAGGRAKVKAAGGIRTREDAWKMIEAGASRLGTSSGVALVEGGESRGY, encoded by the coding sequence ATGGACACCGAGCTCGCCAAGTACATCGACCACACCCTGCTAAAACCCACGGCCACGCCGGCCGATATCGAACGCCTCTGCCGCGAGGCCGACGAGCACTACTTCTACGCCGTCTGCGTCAACCCCGCCTTCGTGCCCGCCGCCAAGAAGGCCCTGGGGGCGAGCCCCGTGCGCGTCGCGGCGGTGATCGGCTTTCCCCTGGGCGCGAACGCGTCCCAGATCAAGGCCGCCGAGGCGGCGCTCGCCGTGAGCCAGGGCGCCGACGAGCTCGACATGGTCATCCCCGTGGGCCGGGCGCTCGCAGGCGACTGGGACGCGGTCGCCGCCGACGTGCGGGCGGTGCGCGAGGCCGCCCCGGGCGCGGTCCTCAAGGTGATCCTCGAGACCGGCTACCTCGACGAGGCACAGATCCGCCGGTCCGCCGAGGCGGCGCTCGCCGGCGGGGCCGACTTCCTCAAGACCTCGACCGGGTTCGGGCCCCGCGGGGCCAGCATCGAAGACGTCCGGCTGCTGGCCGAGGTGGCCGGCGGCCGGGCCAAGGTCAAGGCCGCCGGCGGCATCCGCACCCGCGAGGACGCCTGGAAGATGATCGAGGCGGGCGCGAGCCGCCTGGGAACCTCGAGCGGCGTGGCGCTGGTCGAGGGCGGGGAGAGCCGGGGCTATTAA
- the mreC gene encoding rod shape-determining protein MreC codes for MLRLVYLGYVLLALALSALTANFAPQLPGEVSARIAPLFGLGHRAAQNLRAAATTLLDRRNLRHENRLLAEEVAWLKESNLELKVELERLRRALAVREAQAPGVVAIAPVITEDTSGLYRRLILGLGEADGLSVGMPVTSPNGLVGVIIETTPHRAVVRTVVDPESRVGVRPEGNPGRGIAVGEPPAGLRVELPVETQIAVGDLLVTGSLQGLFPEGIPVARVTRILPRAPGALRKVVRAEPLVKFGLLEEVVVLGKL; via the coding sequence ATGCTTAGGCTCGTCTACCTGGGGTACGTGCTGCTGGCGCTGGCGCTCTCGGCGCTGACCGCGAACTTCGCGCCCCAGCTCCCGGGCGAGGTCTCGGCGCGGATCGCGCCGCTGTTCGGCCTCGGCCACCGCGCCGCGCAGAACCTGCGCGCTGCGGCGACCACGCTGCTCGACCGCCGCAACCTGCGGCACGAGAACCGCCTGCTGGCCGAGGAGGTCGCCTGGCTCAAGGAGAGCAACCTCGAGCTCAAGGTCGAGCTCGAGCGCCTGCGCCGGGCGCTGGCGGTGCGCGAGGCCCAGGCCCCGGGCGTGGTGGCCATCGCCCCGGTCATCACCGAGGACACCTCGGGCCTCTACCGGCGCCTCATCCTGGGCCTCGGCGAGGCCGACGGGCTTTCGGTCGGCATGCCGGTGACCAGCCCCAACGGGCTGGTGGGGGTGATCATCGAGACCACCCCCCACCGCGCGGTGGTCCGCACCGTGGTGGACCCCGAATCCCGCGTCGGGGTGCGCCCCGAGGGCAACCCCGGCCGCGGCATCGCCGTGGGCGAGCCGCCGGCGGGGCTGCGCGTCGAGCTGCCGGTGGAGACGCAGATCGCCGTCGGCGACCTGCTCGTCACCGGTTCGCTGCAAGGGCTCTTCCCCGAGGGCATCCCCGTGGCGCGGGTCACGCGCATCCTCCCGCGCGCGCCCGGGGCGCTGCGCAAGGTGGTGCGCGCCGAGCCGCTCGTCAAGTTCGGCCTGCTCGAAGAAGTGGTGGTGTTGGGGAAGCTATGA
- a CDS encoding NADH-quinone oxidoreductase subunit B, translating to MGLLGSDERPRDIILGTLDDLINMARSRSMWPLTFGIACCAIEMMATWDPKIDADRFGMFFRNTPRQADVMIVSGTVNKKLAKRLRRLYDQMAEPKWVISMGACANQGGPFRQGYSVVEGVDKIVPVDVYIPGCPPRPEALLQALLLLRDKIADRELRYKKPRAIPTDYDVLAEPGKDGRLPVL from the coding sequence GTGGGTCTACTAGGTTCGGACGAACGACCGCGCGACATCATCTTGGGAACGCTGGACGACCTGATCAACATGGCGCGCAGCCGCAGCATGTGGCCGCTCACCTTCGGCATCGCCTGCTGCGCCATCGAGATGATGGCCACCTGGGATCCGAAGATCGACGCCGACCGCTTCGGGATGTTCTTCCGCAACACCCCGCGGCAGGCCGACGTGATGATCGTCTCCGGCACGGTCAACAAGAAGCTGGCGAAACGCCTGCGCCGCCTCTACGACCAGATGGCCGAGCCCAAGTGGGTCATCTCGATGGGCGCCTGCGCCAACCAGGGCGGGCCCTTCCGCCAGGGCTACTCGGTCGTCGAAGGGGTGGACAAGATCGTGCCGGTGGACGTCTACATCCCCGGCTGCCCGCCGCGGCCCGAGGCGCTGTTGCAGGCGCTCTTGTTGCTGCGCGACAAGATCGCCGACCGCGAGCTGCGTTACAAGAAGCCCCGTGCGATTCCCACCGACTACGACGTCCTGGCCGAACCCGGCAAGGACGGGCGTCTGCCGGTGCTCTAG
- the tyrS gene encoding tyrosine--tRNA ligase — protein sequence MEPEEALALLRRGTAEIITEADLKQKLASGRPLRIKLGVDPTRPDLHLGHAVVLRKMRQFQELGHKVILLIGDFTGMIGDPSGRSKTRPPLTLEETRENARSYVEQARKILRQEPEVFELRYNSEWLAKLTFEEVIRIAAQMTVAQMLEREDFKKRYTEGVPIGIHEFLYPLAQGYDSVALEADVEMGGTDQKFNLLVGRDLQKFYGQEPQVLVIMPLLVGLDGVEKMSKSLDNYVGVSEEPAVMFKKLMRVPDAVLADYFRLLTDLEPEEVEAVIEKGGMVGAHRVLARLLTAAYAQDVIPAWLDRAFYERLGYRFDEAGRDEAPRDPQEAELARTVAQAEARYDEVAKGGVPDDIPTVAIDPSELKDGAIWVARLFTLAGLTQSNGEARRLIQNRGLRLDGEVITDPQLQVTLDRPRILRRGKDKFVRVVLEP from the coding sequence ATGGAGCCCGAAGAAGCCCTCGCCCTCTTGCGTCGCGGCACCGCCGAGATCATCACCGAAGCCGACCTGAAGCAGAAGCTGGCCTCCGGACGCCCCCTGCGGATCAAGCTGGGGGTGGACCCGACCCGTCCCGACCTGCACCTCGGCCACGCGGTCGTGCTGCGCAAGATGCGCCAGTTCCAGGAGCTGGGGCACAAGGTGATCCTGCTCATCGGCGACTTCACCGGCATGATCGGCGACCCCAGCGGCCGCAGCAAGACGCGGCCGCCGCTCACCCTGGAGGAGACCCGCGAAAACGCCCGGAGCTACGTCGAGCAGGCGCGCAAGATCCTGCGCCAGGAGCCCGAGGTCTTCGAGCTGCGCTACAACTCCGAGTGGCTCGCGAAGCTCACCTTCGAGGAGGTGATCCGCATCGCGGCGCAGATGACGGTGGCGCAGATGCTCGAGCGCGAGGACTTCAAGAAGCGCTACACCGAGGGCGTGCCCATCGGCATCCACGAGTTCCTCTACCCCCTCGCCCAGGGGTACGACTCGGTGGCGCTCGAGGCCGACGTCGAGATGGGCGGCACCGACCAGAAGTTCAACCTACTCGTGGGCCGCGACCTGCAGAAGTTCTACGGCCAGGAGCCCCAGGTGCTCGTCATCATGCCCCTGCTCGTGGGCCTTGACGGCGTGGAGAAGATGTCGAAGAGCCTGGACAACTACGTCGGGGTCAGCGAGGAGCCCGCGGTGATGTTCAAGAAGCTGATGCGCGTGCCCGACGCGGTGCTGGCCGACTACTTCCGCCTGCTCACCGACCTGGAGCCCGAGGAGGTCGAGGCGGTCATCGAGAAGGGCGGCATGGTGGGGGCCCACCGGGTGCTCGCCCGCCTGCTCACCGCCGCCTACGCCCAGGACGTCATCCCCGCCTGGCTGGACCGCGCCTTCTACGAGCGCCTTGGCTACCGGTTCGACGAAGCCGGGCGCGACGAGGCGCCCCGCGACCCGCAGGAGGCGGAGCTGGCCCGCACCGTCGCCCAGGCGGAGGCGCGCTACGACGAGGTCGCCAAGGGCGGCGTCCCCGACGACATCCCCACCGTCGCGATCGACCCTTCCGAGCTCAAGGACGGGGCCATCTGGGTCGCGCGGCTGTTCACCCTCGCGGGGCTGACCCAGTCGAACGGCGAGGCCCGCCGCCTCATCCAGAACCGCGGCCTGCGCCTCGACGGCGAGGTGATCACCGATCCGCAGCTGCAGGTCACCCTCGACCGGCCCCGGATCCTTCGCCGCGGGAAGGACAAGTTCGTGCGGGTCGTGCTCGAACCCTGA
- a CDS encoding penicillin-binding transpeptidase domain-containing protein codes for MPERVRLLLALVYFVLLLLVGRLVQLQVFEHGKYATLAKGNHQRTETIPAPRGRIFDRNGTPIAANRIAVDLYYRGGPVRFASRILTILGLERLPEVPEGEEEVVLAANLPDEWVPTLAELTAGQPNLRLEERIERYYPNPIAGPVIGYVQGPTAADLKRGYERGDLVGRAGLEAALEETLRGRRGLKLVEVDVRGEVLREQVLAPPVPGRDVRLTLDLNLQRAAERALAEALDDLNAGRKKLGLPPDPVARGAIVAVDPTTGEVLAMATAPAYDPNLFTRRPTPASEIRALQNDPALPLLNRAVQAYTPGSTFKPVTASALLEAGLVNPATTFRCLPSIRFGGQTRRNWSPRDMGPMKVTDALAYSCNTWFYQAVIEAGPVETVDVIADRARALGLGAPTGLEIAEKRGLVPDRAWKRERFGEPWYPGETLSVAIGQGAVLATPVQVARMLALVATAGRTPPLHLVQGAAPAPARVRGRYWRVVQEGLRETVTEGTASFRLKDFPVPTAGKTGTAETPGKKAGYEHAWYMGYGPYPIDGGSPYPPLAVVAFFENAGEGSRVALPAVKKVMAAYWKVPAPVARTSGP; via the coding sequence ATGCCTGAACGGGTCCGGCTGCTGCTCGCCCTGGTCTACTTCGTCCTCCTGCTCCTCGTGGGGCGGCTGGTGCAGCTGCAGGTCTTCGAGCACGGCAAGTACGCCACCCTGGCCAAGGGCAACCACCAGCGCACGGAGACGATCCCCGCTCCGCGGGGGCGCATCTTTGACCGCAACGGCACCCCCATCGCCGCCAACCGCATCGCCGTGGACCTCTACTACCGCGGCGGCCCGGTGCGCTTCGCCTCGCGGATCCTGACGATCCTGGGGCTCGAGCGCCTGCCCGAGGTCCCCGAGGGCGAGGAAGAGGTCGTGCTCGCGGCCAACCTGCCCGACGAATGGGTGCCCACGCTCGCGGAGCTGACCGCGGGCCAGCCCAACCTGCGCCTGGAAGAGCGCATCGAGCGTTACTACCCCAACCCCATCGCGGGCCCGGTGATCGGCTACGTGCAGGGGCCCACCGCCGCGGACCTGAAGCGCGGTTACGAGCGCGGCGACCTGGTGGGTCGGGCCGGGCTGGAAGCGGCGCTCGAGGAGACGCTGCGCGGCCGGCGCGGGCTCAAGCTCGTCGAGGTCGACGTCCGCGGCGAGGTGCTGCGGGAACAGGTGCTCGCCCCGCCGGTGCCCGGCCGCGACGTGCGCCTGACCCTCGACCTCAACCTGCAGCGCGCCGCCGAGCGGGCGCTGGCCGAGGCGCTCGACGACCTGAACGCCGGCCGCAAGAAGCTGGGCCTGCCCCCCGACCCCGTGGCCCGGGGGGCGATCGTGGCCGTGGACCCCACGACCGGCGAGGTGCTGGCCATGGCCACCGCCCCCGCCTACGACCCCAACCTGTTCACGCGGCGCCCCACCCCGGCCTCGGAGATCCGCGCCCTGCAAAACGACCCCGCCCTGCCGCTGCTCAACCGCGCGGTCCAGGCCTACACGCCGGGTTCGACCTTCAAGCCCGTTACCGCCAGCGCCCTGCTGGAGGCGGGGCTGGTGAACCCCGCCACCACCTTCCGCTGCCTTCCCTCGATCCGCTTCGGCGGGCAGACGCGCCGCAACTGGTCGCCGCGGGACATGGGACCGATGAAGGTCACGGACGCGCTGGCCTACAGCTGCAACACCTGGTTCTACCAGGCGGTGATCGAGGCGGGCCCCGTGGAGACCGTGGACGTGATCGCCGATCGGGCCCGCGCCCTGGGCCTGGGGGCGCCGACGGGGCTCGAAATCGCCGAGAAGCGCGGCCTGGTGCCGGACAGGGCCTGGAAGCGGGAACGCTTCGGCGAACCCTGGTACCCGGGCGAGACCCTCTCGGTGGCCATCGGTCAGGGCGCGGTGCTGGCCACGCCGGTGCAGGTCGCGCGCATGCTTGCGCTGGTGGCCACCGCGGGGCGCACCCCGCCGCTCCACCTGGTGCAGGGGGCCGCGCCCGCACCCGCGCGCGTGCGCGGACGTTACTGGCGGGTGGTGCAGGAGGGCCTGCGCGAGACCGTGACCGAGGGCACCGCCTCGTTCCGGCTCAAGGACTTCCCGGTGCCAACAGCCGGGAAAACCGGGACCGCCGAGACCCCCGGCAAGAAGGCCGGCTACGAGCACGCCTGGTACATGGGCTACGGGCCCTACCCCATAGACGGCGGCAGCCCCTACCCGCCCCTGGCGGTGGTCGCCTTCTTCGAGAACGCCGGGGAGGGCAGCCGCGTCGCCCTGCCGGCGGTCAAGAAGGTCATGGCCGCCTACTGGAAGGTGCCGGCCCCGGTCGCCCGCACGTCCGGCCCGTGA
- a CDS encoding N-acetylmuramoyl-L-alanine amidase family protein, which translates to MRALALLLLALSSLAWAGPDWMRWAAHNEEGFTRFVFELPLGTAYATERSGALVRVRLGLNVEAPETLRTDDPAVERVELQPSAEGTEVRLYLRPGATAKKPFVLEGPEGRFRLVIDVLQPEAGGTAPPPKPQPLAPVVVIDPGHGGPDPGTVGYVKEKVVTLDIALRVKKILEAKGIEVVLTRDGDYDLAPKSVKDFDERKLLDLNQRAKMTNGNRNLFVSIHVNSAERPARGIEVYYLGKTLDPRTLALAIAENGGGELGEKLTQKAESTAEAALADLIAQGNLQFSARLADDILEQLIARTGTKNRGVHSAPFYVLRYARIPAVLVEVGFANHPTEGRLLARADYRQKLAEGIAAGILEMLGNGAYAAAGR; encoded by the coding sequence ATGCGCGCCCTCGCCCTCCTCTTACTGGCGCTGTCCAGCCTCGCCTGGGCCGGCCCCGACTGGATGCGTTGGGCGGCCCACAACGAGGAGGGGTTCACCCGTTTCGTCTTCGAGCTGCCGCTCGGCACCGCCTACGCGACCGAGCGCAGCGGCGCGTTGGTGCGGGTGCGGCTGGGGTTGAACGTGGAGGCCCCCGAGACGCTGCGCACCGACGACCCCGCCGTCGAGCGGGTGGAATTGCAGCCCTCCGCGGAGGGCACCGAGGTGCGCCTCTACCTGCGCCCCGGAGCGACGGCGAAGAAACCCTTCGTGCTCGAGGGCCCCGAAGGCCGCTTCCGGCTGGTGATCGACGTGCTGCAACCCGAGGCGGGCGGCACCGCGCCGCCGCCCAAACCGCAGCCGCTGGCGCCGGTGGTGGTCATCGATCCGGGCCACGGCGGACCCGATCCTGGAACCGTCGGCTACGTGAAGGAAAAGGTCGTCACCCTCGACATCGCGCTGCGCGTGAAGAAGATCCTGGAGGCGAAGGGGATCGAGGTGGTGCTCACCCGCGACGGCGACTACGACCTCGCCCCCAAGTCCGTCAAGGACTTCGACGAGCGCAAGCTGCTCGACCTCAACCAGCGGGCCAAGATGACGAACGGCAACCGCAACCTCTTCGTCTCCATCCACGTCAACTCGGCCGAACGCCCCGCCCGCGGCATCGAGGTCTACTACCTGGGCAAAACCCTGGACCCGCGCACCCTGGCGCTGGCCATCGCCGAGAACGGCGGCGGGGAGCTCGGTGAAAAGCTCACCCAGAAGGCCGAGAGCACGGCCGAGGCGGCGCTCGCGGACCTGATCGCCCAGGGGAACCTGCAGTTCTCGGCCCGGCTGGCGGACGACATCCTCGAACAGCTGATCGCGCGCACCGGCACCAAGAACCGCGGGGTGCACTCAGCCCCCTTCTACGTGCTGCGCTACGCCCGCATCCCCGCGGTGCTCGTGGAGGTGGGCTTCGCCAACCACCCCACCGAGGGCCGCCTGCTCGCCCGCGCGGACTACCGCCAGAAGCTGGCCGAGGGCATCGCCGCGGGCATCCTCGAGATGCTCGGCAACGGCGCCTACGCCGCCGCCGGCCGCTAA
- a CDS encoding phospholipase D-like domain-containing protein — translation MLAGIALWQQRSGYTNPPPPGEVRPQVYFLPEDEERAVEALGRALARSERTVDLALLTLNDTRLGYLLAQTAARGVRVRIFSEREHREDTLTTLLAGSRGQTAGRPRVRRDEAYAQVRRTSENCERLAGVDLCYDDRPGLMHDKFAVLDAREVWTGSTNWSYNGLHKNDNDLLVLTGEPAARLYHAAFAALWRRKPRPPAPATLELDGGGRLSVFFSPGYGEAALERIVRELDAAEREVWVAAFVLTHPRVLEALNAAARRGVEVRVLLERRNLPDSREEALGPRVEVREDANPAAMHLKTIVIDERTVVTGSFNFTRSAVSRNDENLLVLTHPQLARRYKEKVWQAWRRAGP, via the coding sequence TTGCTGGCGGGGATCGCGCTGTGGCAACAGCGCAGCGGCTACACCAACCCGCCGCCGCCGGGCGAGGTGCGGCCGCAGGTCTACTTCCTGCCCGAGGACGAGGAACGGGCCGTCGAGGCGCTGGGCCGCGCCCTGGCCCGCAGCGAACGCACCGTCGACCTGGCCCTTCTGACCCTGAACGACACCCGCCTCGGCTACCTGCTGGCGCAGACCGCCGCCCGCGGCGTGCGGGTCCGGATCTTCAGCGAGCGCGAGCACCGCGAGGACACGTTGACCACACTGCTCGCGGGCTCCCGCGGACAGACCGCGGGCCGGCCCCGGGTGCGCCGGGACGAAGCCTACGCCCAGGTGCGGCGCACCTCCGAAAACTGCGAGCGGCTCGCGGGCGTGGACCTCTGCTACGACGACCGCCCGGGGCTGATGCACGACAAATTCGCGGTCCTCGACGCCCGGGAGGTGTGGACGGGGAGCACCAACTGGAGCTACAACGGCCTGCACAAGAACGACAACGACCTGCTCGTCCTCACCGGCGAACCGGCGGCGCGCCTCTACCACGCGGCCTTCGCCGCGCTTTGGCGGCGCAAGCCCCGACCCCCGGCGCCGGCGACGCTGGAGCTCGACGGCGGCGGCCGCCTGAGCGTCTTCTTCAGCCCCGGCTACGGGGAGGCGGCCCTCGAGCGGATCGTGCGCGAACTCGACGCCGCCGAGCGCGAGGTCTGGGTGGCCGCCTTCGTGCTCACCCATCCGCGCGTCCTGGAAGCACTGAACGCCGCGGCGCGGCGCGGGGTCGAGGTGCGGGTGCTGCTCGAGCGCCGCAACCTGCCCGATTCGCGCGAGGAGGCGCTGGGCCCCCGGGTGGAGGTGCGCGAGGACGCCAACCCCGCGGCCATGCACCTGAAGACGATCGTCATCGACGAACGCACCGTCGTCACCGGTTCGTTCAACTTCACGCGCTCCGCGGTCAGCCGCAACGACGAGAACCTGCTGGTTCTCACCCACCCTCAGCTCGCGCGGCGGTACAAAGAAAAGGTATGGCAAGCGTGGCGACGAGCCGGCCCGTGA